From a region of the Corallococcus coralloides DSM 2259 genome:
- a CDS encoding efflux RND transporter permease subunit, producing MSRPWQVLLAVALVTAAAGFFASRLEFRGSFVELLPEGAPEVRDLTRVSEKAGGDGYLVIMAKGAAPEALKAYATEFQKRLEALPTVRYVEHHYDVAFFRRHGLLLLPTAEVASLRQDLEARVRYEKERASPLFVDLDTEEAPPTFEEIAKKHTPDTTALPETLANKEGTEVYLMIKPSGTAGDLEFARNFVATVFDAGRQLAAEKYPGVTLEATGNFQNRIEEDAVMRRDLSNAGLLSALIAVGLILLATRRISALAVVGVPVMVGLMLTFAFAQGAIGHLNIVTGFLVAILIGLGIEYGVHLAMRYWEEREQLGVKEALTAAVRGTFSGALTSAFTNAAAFFVLVLAQFHAFQQFGLLAGVGVLMAVLSAYALGPSLLAIAERIRPFRRDAASTVQASAPVVEQAPVAAPAKEWRRWPTGVIVAVALSVVGFAAYSVGIAPRLGFETNLRNLKGDSPASRLDDHITEQIGSPLNPAILAVDTLEQVREVEAVIAQVKAKNGDNSVFLRTASLSDLVPSDVAGHEVEMGRIRALLDGLPKSAQEDPRVKDLREMVDAKPYGLDQLPVEARRRFEALDGKGMFLLLFPSVSNYDTQDLHRWAGQLDEVVAGAKAKGIDLAVLDSNRIAARIFSLVRMDGPFILWSAAVVVFLVILASLRSFKRALLVAGPLFLGMTCLAGGMYLFDVQLNFINAVVLPNLLAIAVDNSVHLFHRYEEEGPGSLGRVVRNTGFAAVVATLSNAAGYGALLVANHQGLRSIGQIALLGVVSTFLGTTVFFPAMLALLERWKGRRSAVAPESGAVVRSLNLGGAGELPAESPGERKSA from the coding sequence ATGTCGCGCCCCTGGCAGGTGCTGCTCGCTGTCGCCCTGGTGACGGCCGCGGCGGGCTTCTTCGCCTCGCGTCTGGAGTTCCGCGGCTCGTTCGTGGAGCTCCTCCCGGAGGGTGCCCCGGAGGTCCGGGACCTGACACGCGTGTCAGAGAAGGCGGGTGGAGACGGCTACCTGGTCATCATGGCCAAGGGGGCGGCCCCGGAGGCCCTGAAGGCCTACGCCACGGAGTTCCAGAAGCGCCTGGAGGCCCTGCCCACGGTCCGCTACGTCGAGCACCACTATGACGTGGCCTTCTTCCGCCGCCACGGCCTGCTTCTGCTGCCCACGGCGGAGGTCGCCTCGCTGCGTCAGGACCTGGAGGCCCGCGTCCGCTACGAGAAGGAGCGCGCCAGCCCCCTCTTCGTGGACCTGGACACGGAAGAGGCGCCGCCCACCTTCGAGGAGATCGCGAAGAAGCACACCCCGGACACGACGGCGCTGCCGGAGACGCTGGCGAACAAGGAGGGCACCGAGGTCTACCTGATGATCAAGCCGTCCGGGACGGCGGGGGACCTGGAGTTCGCGCGGAACTTCGTGGCCACGGTGTTCGACGCGGGCCGCCAGCTCGCGGCGGAGAAGTACCCGGGCGTGACGCTGGAGGCCACGGGCAACTTCCAGAACCGCATCGAAGAGGACGCGGTGATGCGCCGCGACCTGTCCAACGCGGGCCTCTTGTCCGCGCTCATTGCCGTAGGGCTCATCCTGCTGGCCACCCGGCGCATCTCCGCGCTGGCGGTGGTGGGCGTGCCGGTGATGGTGGGGCTGATGCTGACGTTCGCGTTCGCGCAGGGCGCCATCGGCCACCTCAACATCGTGACGGGCTTCCTCGTCGCCATCCTCATCGGCCTGGGCATCGAGTACGGCGTCCACCTGGCCATGCGCTACTGGGAGGAGCGCGAGCAGCTGGGCGTGAAGGAAGCGCTCACGGCGGCGGTGCGCGGCACCTTCAGCGGGGCGCTCACGTCCGCCTTCACCAACGCGGCGGCGTTCTTCGTGCTGGTGCTGGCGCAGTTCCACGCCTTCCAGCAGTTCGGCCTGCTCGCGGGCGTGGGCGTGCTGATGGCGGTGCTGTCCGCGTACGCGCTGGGCCCGTCGCTGCTCGCCATCGCGGAGCGCATCCGCCCGTTCCGCCGCGATGCGGCATCCACCGTCCAGGCCTCCGCGCCGGTCGTGGAGCAGGCTCCCGTCGCGGCTCCCGCGAAGGAGTGGCGGCGCTGGCCCACGGGCGTCATCGTCGCGGTGGCGCTGTCGGTGGTGGGCTTCGCGGCGTACTCGGTGGGCATCGCGCCCCGGCTGGGCTTCGAGACCAACCTGCGCAACCTGAAGGGTGACTCGCCGGCGTCGCGGCTGGACGACCACATCACGGAGCAGATCGGCTCGCCGCTCAACCCGGCCATCCTCGCGGTGGACACGCTGGAGCAGGTCCGCGAGGTGGAGGCCGTCATCGCCCAGGTGAAGGCGAAGAACGGCGACAACTCGGTGTTCCTGCGCACCGCGTCGTTGAGCGACCTGGTGCCCTCCGACGTGGCGGGCCACGAGGTGGAGATGGGCCGCATCCGGGCGCTCTTGGACGGGCTGCCGAAGTCCGCCCAGGAGGACCCGCGCGTGAAGGACCTGCGGGAGATGGTGGACGCGAAGCCCTACGGCCTGGATCAGCTGCCGGTGGAGGCGCGCCGCCGCTTCGAGGCGCTGGATGGCAAGGGGATGTTCCTCCTGCTGTTCCCGTCCGTGTCCAACTACGACACGCAGGACCTGCACCGCTGGGCGGGGCAGCTGGATGAGGTGGTGGCCGGGGCGAAGGCGAAGGGCATCGACCTGGCGGTGCTGGACAGCAACCGCATCGCCGCGCGCATCTTCTCGCTGGTGCGCATGGACGGGCCGTTCATCCTCTGGTCCGCGGCGGTGGTGGTGTTCCTGGTCATCCTGGCCAGCCTGCGCAGCTTCAAGCGCGCGCTGCTGGTGGCGGGCCCGCTGTTCCTGGGCATGACGTGCCTGGCGGGCGGGATGTACCTGTTCGACGTCCAGCTCAACTTCATCAACGCGGTGGTGCTGCCCAACCTGCTGGCCATCGCGGTGGACAACTCGGTGCACCTGTTCCACCGGTACGAGGAGGAGGGCCCCGGGTCGCTGGGCCGGGTGGTTCGCAACACCGGCTTCGCGGCGGTGGTGGCCACGCTGTCCAACGCGGCGGGCTACGGAGCGCTCCTGGTGGCGAACCATCAGGGCTTGCGCAGCATCGGACAGATTGCCCTACTGGGGGTCGTGAGCACCTTCCTGGGAACGACGGTGTTCTTCCCGGCGATGCTGGCGCTGTTGGAGCGGTGGAAGGGGCGGCGGTCCGCGGTGGCGCCGGAGTCGGGCGCGGTGGTGCGGAGCCTCAATCTCGGGGGCGCCGGCGAGCTGCCGGCCGAGTCGCCGGGGGAGCGCAAATCGGCGTGA
- a CDS encoding aminotransferase class I/II-fold pyridoxal phosphate-dependent enzyme → MSDVFDKCRTWKDYRIAKATGLYPYFRAIEASHGSTEVEIEGRRVIMVGSNNYLGLAADPRVKEAAIKATEKFGTTCSGSRLLNGTLALHEELEARLAKFLNREAAIVISTGFQTNLALASILGRHDIVFSDRANHASLVDGVRLSFATERKFRHNDMDHLEQLLAAAEPGAGKIIVTDGVFSMEGDVCNLPRIVELSKQYNARVMTDDAHAMGVLGELGRGTSEYFGLEKDVDLVMGTFSKSFASLGGVLAGPFEVINYIRHKARSVIFSASMTPASIAAALKATEIIEAEPQRRERLLDIAEKMHNGFRAMGFDTGVSVTPVVPVHIGDQVKCFRFWRALHEAGVFANPVIPPAVEAGHALIRTSYMATHTDAQLDQVLDTFEKIGRKLNVIPETRPTVYEPVKIARPGSAVRSNKASETWAAGSAGLLADKGFSLEQLSRMSSREMAGKFFDAVEQLTWRAANLQPEDLRRLGGAPKKLWEKRSELGGVLLEKGAQLFMRNGSDSSEGGNQAERN, encoded by the coding sequence ATGAGCGACGTGTTCGACAAGTGCCGTACCTGGAAGGACTACCGCATCGCCAAGGCCACGGGGCTGTACCCGTACTTCCGGGCCATCGAGGCGTCGCACGGTTCCACGGAGGTGGAGATCGAGGGGCGGCGGGTCATCATGGTGGGTTCGAACAACTACCTGGGCCTGGCGGCGGATCCGCGCGTGAAGGAAGCGGCCATCAAGGCCACGGAGAAGTTCGGCACCACGTGCTCCGGTTCGCGCCTGCTCAACGGCACGCTGGCGCTGCATGAGGAGCTGGAGGCGCGGCTGGCGAAGTTCCTCAACCGCGAGGCGGCCATCGTCATCTCCACCGGGTTCCAGACGAACCTGGCGCTGGCGTCCATCCTGGGCCGTCACGACATCGTGTTCAGCGACCGCGCGAACCACGCGTCGCTGGTGGACGGCGTGCGCCTGTCGTTCGCGACCGAGCGCAAGTTCCGCCACAACGACATGGATCACCTGGAGCAGCTGCTGGCCGCGGCGGAGCCGGGCGCCGGGAAGATCATCGTCACGGACGGCGTGTTCTCCATGGAGGGCGACGTCTGCAACCTGCCCCGCATCGTGGAGCTGTCCAAGCAGTACAACGCCCGCGTGATGACGGATGACGCCCACGCCATGGGCGTGCTGGGCGAGCTGGGCCGGGGCACCTCCGAGTACTTCGGGCTGGAGAAGGACGTGGACCTGGTGATGGGCACGTTCTCCAAGAGCTTCGCGTCGCTGGGCGGCGTGCTCGCGGGCCCCTTCGAGGTCATCAACTACATCCGCCACAAGGCGCGCTCGGTCATCTTCTCCGCGTCCATGACGCCCGCGTCCATCGCGGCGGCGCTGAAGGCGACGGAGATCATCGAGGCGGAGCCGCAGCGCCGCGAGCGCCTGCTGGACATCGCGGAGAAGATGCACAACGGCTTCCGCGCCATGGGCTTCGACACGGGCGTGTCGGTGACGCCGGTGGTGCCGGTGCACATTGGCGACCAGGTGAAGTGCTTCCGCTTCTGGCGCGCGCTGCACGAGGCGGGCGTGTTCGCCAACCCCGTCATTCCGCCGGCGGTGGAGGCGGGCCACGCGCTGATCCGCACCAGCTACATGGCCACGCACACGGACGCGCAGCTGGATCAGGTGCTGGACACCTTCGAGAAGATCGGCCGCAAGCTCAACGTCATCCCGGAGACGCGCCCCACGGTGTACGAGCCGGTGAAGATCGCCCGGCCGGGCAGCGCGGTGCGCAGCAACAAGGCGAGCGAGACGTGGGCGGCGGGCAGCGCGGGCCTGCTCGCGGACAAGGGCTTCAGCCTGGAGCAGCTGTCGCGGATGTCGTCGCGGGAGATGGCCGGGAAGTTCTTCGACGCGGTGGAGCAGCTCACCTGGCGCGCGGCGAACCTGCAGCCGGAGGACCTGCGGCGGCTGGGCGGCGCGCCCAAGAAGCTGTGGGAGAAGCGCAGCGAACTGGGCGGCGTGCTCCTGGAGAAGGGCGCCCAGCTCTTCATGCGCAACGGCAGCGACAGTTCCGAAGGCGGCAACCAGGCCGAAAGGAACTGA
- a CDS encoding MlaC/ttg2D family ABC transporter substrate-binding protein produces MIASLLAATLLAAAPVSPLNVVKNGNAAVQKAANAPGANVQSLATVVESFVDFEELAKRALGEKAWTGLTAAQRKEFTETMTGLLRASYAQKAIGQAKADVKYGKESIQGTEATVDTELTVKTDQVPVNYRLYKATPKADWRIYDVITDEVSLVDTYSGQFKKILSTKGFDGLLTTLKSKRAQLEKENANTSAASVKESAAGGSGAAPQAK; encoded by the coding sequence ATGATTGCTTCCCTGCTTGCCGCCACGCTGCTTGCCGCCGCTCCCGTGAGCCCGCTCAATGTGGTGAAGAACGGCAACGCCGCCGTGCAGAAGGCGGCCAACGCCCCTGGCGCCAACGTGCAGTCCCTGGCGACCGTCGTGGAGTCCTTCGTGGACTTCGAGGAGCTCGCCAAGCGCGCCCTGGGCGAGAAGGCCTGGACGGGCCTCACCGCCGCCCAGCGCAAGGAGTTCACCGAGACCATGACGGGCCTGCTGCGTGCCTCGTACGCCCAGAAGGCCATCGGCCAGGCGAAGGCGGACGTGAAGTACGGCAAGGAGAGCATCCAGGGGACCGAGGCCACGGTCGACACCGAGCTCACCGTGAAGACGGACCAGGTGCCCGTGAACTACCGCCTCTACAAGGCCACGCCCAAGGCCGACTGGCGCATCTACGACGTCATCACCGACGAGGTGTCGCTGGTGGACACGTACAGCGGCCAGTTCAAGAAGATCCTCTCCACCAAGGGCTTTGACGGCCTGCTGACGACGCTCAAGTCCAAGCGCGCCCAGCTGGAGAAGGAGAACGCCAACACCAGCGCGGCGTCCGTGAAGGAGTCCGCCGCCGGGGGTTCCGGAGCCGCGCCGCAGGCGAAGTAG